Part of the Cereibacter sphaeroides 2.4.1 genome, GTGGCCGGCCCAGCGCGTCGCATGGCGCACCACATCGTGGTTGGAAAAGGCCCAGCAGGGCCAGCCCTGCGGTGCGGTGGCGAAGAACTCCTCGATCCGGCTGCGGAAATGCCCGGCGGTGAAGGTGCGCGAGAGCATCTCGAACGTGTAGGCCATGTGCAGCCGGTCGGTCCCGCTGGTATATTCGGCCATGATCGCAAGGCCGCGCAGCCCGTCGGCCACCTCGCCGACCATCGCCCTGTCCGGGTAGTCGTCGAGCAGCTTCCGCATCCTGAGGAGGAAGGCGATATTCTCGATCCGCGACTTCGAGAAGGCATGGTCCTGCATGTCGTAGGCATTGACCGGCGGGATCGGCCCGTTCTGCGGGTTCGGCCGGTTCGACCTGAGCTCGGCGTCATGGAAGTAGAAGTTCACCGTGTCGAGACGGAAGCCGTCCACGCCCCGATCAAGCCAGAAGCGCATCTGGTCGAGCAGCCAGTCCTGCACCTCGGGATTGTGGAAGTTGAAGTCGGGCTGCGAGATCAGGAAGTTGTGCAGGTAATACTGCCGCCGCTGCGCATCCCATTCCCAGGCCGAGCCGCCGAAGACCGACAGCCAGTTGTTCGGCGGGCTGCCGTCGGGCTGCGCGTCGGCCCAGACATACCAGTCGGCCTTGGGATTGTCGCGGCTCCGCCGGCTCTCGCGGAAGAACGGATGGGCCGAGGAGGAATGGCTGAGCACCTGGTCGATGATGACCTTCAGCCCAAGCTCGTGCGCGCGAGCGAGGAGCGCGTCGAAATCCTCCATCGAGCCGAAGAGCGGGTGGATGGCGGTGTAGTCCGACACGTCGTAGCCCATGTCCTCCATGGGCGAGGGAAAGATCGGCGAGAGCCAGATCGCATCGGCCCCGAGCCAGGCCACATGGTCGAGCCGCTCGATGATGCCGCGCAGGTCGCCCACGCCGTCGCCGTCGGAATCCTGAAACGAGCGGGGATAGATCTGATAGGTCACCGACCCGCGCCACCAGTCCGACATGCTGCCTCCTCGTCCTCTTGCCTCCCCCCATCAAGCGACAGCCCGCGGCAGCGGTTCCCCTCCGACAGGCCTCCGCACCTTGCCGGCGGCCTGTCGGGCGGTCCGTTTCCTGTCCATCCAAAGCCACGCCAGTCTCCTCCCGATGCCAGTCCTGGCTGGTGCTGCCTTCGGAGGCCCGGGGCAGACGGATCCGACGAAGCCTTCCAGCGCGACAGGGATGGGGTGCGGTCCCGAACCCGCATCGGCGATCCGGCAGAAGAAGACCTGCGGACGATGCGCGCGCTGTGGCCGCCTTCCCCTGAAGATGGGCTCTGCCTCGCCCCCGCCGCCCGAGGCGGCGGGGTTGCCCGGCGAGGTCTCATAACGGATCCTGACACGAAACATCAGAAAATACCGTTTGACGCGGCGACATGGGCCGGAGCAGGCTCTGCGCCCGCCCTTAAGTCCGCCCGGATCTCCCATGACCAAATCTCCGATCTTCACGCCCGTCCTGATCTCGGGCTGCATCGTCCTGATGCTGGGCTTTGCGATCCGCGCCAGCTTCGGCGTGTTCCAGATCCCCATCGCCGAGGAGTTCGACTGGCCGCGGTCCGACTTCTCGATGGCCATCGCCATCCAGAACCTCGCCTGGGGCATCGGCCAGCCGATCTTCGGGATGCTGGCCGAGAAGTTCGGCGACCGCCGGGCCATCGTCGCGGGCGCGCTGACCTATGCGGCGGGTCTCGTGCTCTCGAGCTTCGCCGTGACGCCGCTCCAGCATCAGTTCCTCGAGGTGCTGGTGGGGTTCGGGATCGCGGGCACGGGCTTCGGCGTGATCCTTGCGGTGGTGGGACGGGCCACGGCGCCGGAGCATCGCTCGCTGGCGCTCGGCATCGCCACGGCTGCGGGGTCGGCGGGGCAGGTCTTCGGGGCGCCCGCGGCCGAGATCCTGCTGGGCTTCTACAGCTGGCAGACAGTGTTCGTGATCTTCGCGGGCGTCATCCTTGCCGCGCTCTTTGCGCTGCCCTTCATGCGTGCGCCGGTCACCGCGACGAAGGCCGAGCTCGAGGAGTCGCTCGGCACGGTGCTCAGACGGGCCTTCCGCGATCCGTCCTATACGCTGATCTTCGTGGGCTTCTTCTCCTGCGGCTATCAGCTGGCCTTCATCACCGCGCACTTCCCCGCCTTCGTGACGGAGATGTGCGGGGCGATCGATCCGCGCGGCCCGCTGGCGGCGCTGGGGATCACCACCACCTCGGCGCTGGGCGCACTGGCGATCTCGCTGATCGGGCTGGCCAACATCGTGGGCACGATCACCGCAGGCTGGCTCGGCAAGCGCTACTCGAAGAAATATCTGCTGGCCGCGATCTACACCGGGCGCACGCTGGCGGCCGCGCTCTTCATCCTCGTGCCGATGACGCCCACCACGGTCCTTCTCTTCTCCCTCAGCATGGGCGCGCTCTGGCTCGCGACCGTGCCGCTCACGAGCGGGCTCGTGGCCCATCTCTACGGTCTGCGCTACATGGGCACGCTCTACGGGTTCGTCTTCCTCAGCCACCAGCTCGGCAGCTTCATGGGTGTCTGGCTGGGCGGGCGGATGTATGACATGACCGGCGACTATACGATGGTCTGGTGGATCGGCGTGGGTGTCGGCGCCTTCTCAGCCATCGTTCACCTGCCCATCCGCGAGACCCGCAGCCCCGCGCTGCAGCCGGCCTGACCGGCTGCCATCCGCGAAGCGCGAACGGCACGGACTCTTGCCCTGTCCGCGGCGGCGGATATACCTCGGACCCGCGAGCGGGAGGAGACGTGATGCGCGCCGGGATTGCCTGCCTCGTGCTGGCCTATGTGCTGAGCCAGTTCTACCGCGCCTTCCTCGCGGTGCTCGCCCCCACGCTGAAGGCCGAGCTCGGAGTTTCGGCCGAGGATCTGGCGGCCGCCTCGGGCATCTGGTTTCTGGCCTTCGCGCTGATGCAGTTCCCGGTGGGCTGGGCGCTCGACCGGATCGGGCCGCGGCTCACCTCCATGGTGCTCCTCGGCGCGGGCGGGGCGGGCGGGGCGCTCGTCTTCGCGCAGGCCGAGGGGCCGGGGGCCCTGATGGCCGCCATGGCGCTGATCGGCATCGGCTGCTCGCCCGTGCTGATGGCGAGCTACTATATCTTCGCGCGCAGCTTCAGCCCGGCCCTCTTCGGCACGCTTGCCGCGGCCGTGGTGGGGATCGGCAGCCTCGGCAATATCGCGGGCTCGGTGCCGCTTGCCTGGGCGGTCGAGACCTTCGGCTGGCGCGAGACGCTGATGGCGCTGGCGGGCGTGACGCTCGCTGCCGCCGCGGCGATCGGGATCCTCGTCCGCGATCCGGCCCGCGTGGAGGGCCCGGCCCGAGGCTCGATGCTCGATCTCATGCGGATGCCCGCGCTCTGGCCCGTGCTCGCGATGATGGTGGTCTGCTACGCGCCCGCCGCGGGCCTACGCGGGCTCTGGATCGGGCCCTATTATGCCGACGCCTTCGGCGCGGCCCCGGCCGAGATCGGGCGCGCGACGCTGGTCATGGGCCTTGCCATGGTGGCGGGCAGCTTCGCCTACGGGCCGCTCGACCGCCTGCTCGGCACCCGCAAGGGGCTGATCCTCGGCGGCAATCTCCTGACCGCCCTGTGCCTGCTCGCGCTCTGGGCCTGGCCTGCGACGGGCGGCTGGCCCGCGCTTCTGCTCTTCGCGGGGATCGGCTTCTTCGGCGCCTCCTTCCCGATGGTCATCGCCCACGGTCGCGCCTTCGTGCCGCCGCACCTGACCGGGCGGGGGGTGACGCTGCTCAATTTCTTCGGGATCGCCTCGCCCGGCCTCATGCAGTTCGCCACCGGCGCGGTCCACGGATCGGTGGCTCCGGTGCCGCCCGCCGCGCCCTATGCCGCGCTCTTCCTGTTCTTCGCGCTCTTCATCCTTGCCGGCTGCGCGATCTATGCGGTCAGCCGCGACCGGACGGACTGACTTTCCGTCCGCCGTGCTCTGCGCTAACCAGAGCCTCGGAGGGACACCATGCCAGTGCAGCCGGATCGGATCGAGGTCATCGCGCCCAACCTCAAGCGTCGCCTCTCGGGGGTGACGGCCACCATCGCGCGGCTGGTGCCGGTTCAGGCGCGCCTGATCGGCATCGCGGCCACCGGCCCGGGGCTGCCCGCAGACCTTCCGCACCTGCCGCTCTGGCGCCTGCCGTTCCTGCCGCGCGACCGCTGGCGGGTCTGGCACGCCCGGCGCAACACCGAGATGCTGCTGGGCATCGCGCTGCGCCATCTGCTGCGCCGGCGGCTGAAGCTTCTCTTCACATCGGCCTCGCAGCGCCGGCACACGGGCTATACGCGCTGGTTGATCGGGCGGATGGATGCGCTGGTCGCCACCTCGCGCCGGACGGCCTCCTATCTCGAGCGGCCCGCCGAGGTGATCCTGCACGGGATCGACACCGACACGTTCCGCCCCGGCGACCGGGCCGAGGTGCGGGCGCGGCTGGGCCTGCCCGAGGCGGTGCTGGTGGGCTGCTATGGCCGGATCCGGGCGCAGAAGGGCACGGATGTGTTCGTTCATGCCATGATGCGGCTCCTGCCCGAGCGGCCGGGCGTGGCTGCGGTGGTGATGGGGCGCGCGGTGGGCGAGCATCAGGCGTTTCTCGACGGGCTCCGCCGCGAGGTCGAGGCGGCGGGGCTGGGCCAGCGCATCCTGTTCCGGCCCGAGGTCACGGTGGATCGGATGCCCGACTGGTATCGCGCGCTCGATCTCTATGTGGCGCCGCAGCGGTGGGAGGGCTTCGGGCTCACGCCGCTCGAGGCGATGGCCTGTGGCGTGCCGGTGGTGGCGACCCGCGTCGGCGCCTTCGAGGAGCTGGTGAGCGCGGACACGGGGCGGCTCGTGCCCCCGGGCGATCTCGCGGCGATGGTGGCGGAGGTGGCGGCGCTCCTCGACGATGCCGCCCTTTGCGGCCGGATGGCCGAGGCCGCCCGGGCGCGCACCCTCAAGGGGTTCCGCATCGAGGATGAGGCGGCGGCCCTCGTCGCGCTCTACCGGAGGCTTCTTGCATGACGCGGCTCGGATTTCTCTTCGCCCGCACCTTCCGCCGCGAGGCGCCGCTGGCGGCCCTCTCGCTGCCGGAGGAAGCGCTGCTTGCCCGCTTCGCCACCGAACGGATCGCGCTGGTCGGCAATGCGCGCAGCCTGTCGCAGGCGGCCTTCGGCCCCGAGATCGACGAGGCGGACCTCGTGATCCGGCTGAACCGCGCGCCGATGCCGGCCGCGGCCAGCCACGGCACGCGGACGGATGCGCTGGCGCTCGCCACTTCGCTTCAGGCCGAGGCGCTCGATCGGCTTGCGCCGCGGCTCACCCTCTGGATGTCGCCCAAACGCAAGCGGCTGCCGTGGCATGTGGCGAGCCGCCGGGGCTTCTACCTCCACTCCCGCGCGGACTACGAGGATCTGAAGCGTCGGCTGGGCGCGCCGCCCTCGACCGGGCTCATGATGATCGACCTTCTGGCGCGGAGCCGCGCGGCCTCGGTCACGCTCTACGGTTTCGATTTCTTCGCCAGCCTGTCGCTCACGGGGAGCCGGACCGCCGCGCAGGTGCCGCACGATTTCGGCGCCGAGGCCCGCTTCGTGCAGGCCCTGCTCGAGAGCGACCCGCGCTTCACGCTGCGCGGATCCCCGGGCTGAGCCCGCAGGGTGGGTCCCGCGCAGCGCACCCCCTTGTCCACAAGCCTCTCCGGCCCGATTCCGCTTTCCCCGTGACCCCCGGTGCGCTATGGGGGCGCGTCATTCCGACATGAGAAGAGGGGTCCCCGATGGGCTACAGGGTCGTCGTCGCGGGTGCCACGGGCAACGTGGGCCGTGAAATGCTGAACATCCTCGCCGAGCGCGAGTTTCCGGTGGAGGAGATTGCCGCTCTGGCGAGCCGCAAATCTCTCGGCACCGAAGTGAGCTTCGGCGACAAGACCCTGACCACCAAGGACCTTGACACATTCGACTTCACCGGCTGGGATATCGCGCTGTTCGCGGTGGGCTCGGACGCGACCAAGATCTATGCGCCGAAGGCCGCGGCCGCGGGCTGCGTCGTGATCGACAACTCGTCGCTCTACCGCTACGACCCGCAGGTGCCGCTGATCGTGCCGGAAGTGAACGCCGATGCGATCGAGGGCTACAAGGCGAAGAACATCATCGCCAACCCGAACTGCTCGACCGCGCAGATGGTCGTGGCGCTGAAGCCGCTGCACGACCGGGCCAGGATCAAGCGCGTCGTCGTCTCGACCTACCAGTCCGTTTCGGGCGCGGGCAAGGCCGGCATCGACGAGCTCTGGAACCAGACCAAGGGCATCTACGTCCCGGGTCAGGAGGTCGAGCCCTCGAAGTTCACCAAGCAGATCGCCTTCAACGTGATCCCGCACATCGACAGCTTCATGGAAGACGGCTCCACCAAGGAAGAGTGGAAGATGGTGGCCGAGACCAAGAAGATCCTCGATCCGAAGGTGAAGGTCACGGCGACCTGCGTGCGGGTGCCGGTGTTCGTGGGCCACTCCGAGGCGATCAACATCGAGTTCGAGGATTTCCTCGACGAAGAGGAAGCGCGCGACATCCTGCGCGAGGCTCCGGGCGTGCTCGTCGTCGACAAGCGCGAGGCCGGCGGCTACATCACCCCGGTCGAATGCGTGGGCGATTATGCCACCTACATCAGCCGCATCCGGCAGGATTCGACCCTCGACAACGGGCTGAACCTCTGGTGCGTGTCCGACAACCTGCGCAAGGGCGCCGCGCTGAACGCGGTGCAGATCGCCGAGGTTCTGGGCAACCGCTGCCTGAAGAAGGGCTGAGATCGGGACGGGGCCGCGTCGCGGGCCCCGCTTCCTCCGAGACCGTGAAGCCCGCGGCAGGCGCACCTGCCGCGGGCTTTCGTCTTCAGACCGGCACGAAGCCCTGTCCGGGCGTGTATTGCTCGAGCGATCCCTCGCCGATGTGGGTCCAGAGCGCGTGCAGCGTCAGCACCTCGCGCTCGACCGCCTCGCGCACGAAGGGGAAGGTCATCAGGTTGCCGATGCTGACCAGCACGGCCTCCTTCTCCAGCGCGGTGACGCGCTCCTCCTCGGGCAGATCCTTCACCCGCTCGTAGCCGGGGCGCAGGATGTCCATCCAGCGGCCGACGAAGCTCGAGGTTTCCTCGAGCTGCGGCGCCTTGCCCGAGCACATGTCGTGGCAGCCCTTGACGCCGCCGCAGTTGGAATGGCCGAGCACCACGATATGGGCCACACCGAGCGCTGTGACCGCATATTCGACCGCGGCCGAGGTGCCGTGCTGCTTCCCGTCGGGGCTGTAGGGCGGCACCAGATTGGCGATGTTGCGGTGGATGAAGAATTCGCCCTCGTCCGCGCCGAAGATCGAGGTGACATGCACGCGCGAGTCGCAGCAGGAGATCACCATGGCGCGCGGATGCTGCCCGCTCTCGGAGAGCCGGCGATACCAGGACTTGTTGTCGGCGAAGGTGGTGGCACGCCAGCCGTGGAAACGCTGGACAAGGTAGTTCGGAAGCGGCCTCGCATTGTGCATTGCGTCGTCCTCAGTCAGGTCCACGCGCTTGAATAGGGGGCGGCCGGGGAAAATTCGAGGGATTTTTTTCGGGGCACCGCAACCTTTTGTTCAGCGCCCCGACGCAGGCTCGTCTCGGGTGTGTAGGGGGACAGGTGAGATGACCTGCATGATAATGGCCCTGAGGCCGGTGGATCGCGTGCGGCAGGATGCGGAGCCCATTGCCGCCATGTATCGCGAAATGGGCACGAAGGCTGCCGAGCAGATCGTGAATCGTGCCTTTGCGGAGCTGGCGATGACCATCGCCGCGCTTTCGCATCAGGTCAGGATGCGCGATCGGGCCGAGATCCCGCGGCGTCTGCGGCGGCTGCAGCGCATGTGCGAGAACCTCGGGATGGTCAGCTTGGGCCTCGTTGCGGCAGATGCACGCGGCGCCGTCGAGCTGGGCGACATGACGGCCTTTGCCGCGATCTGGGCGCGCCTCCTCCGGGTGGCAGAGCGGTCGCTGGCCTCCGACAAGGAGTTGCTCGACCTCAGCCTCTGACCGGCGGGGCTTGCGGGTGGCGCCGGAACGGCTAGGCTCGCCGGGATTATTCAGCCTTCCGGAACGAGCCATGCCCCTTTCCTTTGCCGATCCCGCCGCGGCCTCGCGCCCGGTCCATGTCGTTGCGTCCGACGCGCTGGCCGACTGGCTCGGCGGCCGGACCGAGGCCGAGGGCGCCTGGCTTGCCGCCACCGGTTTCGAGGCCTCGCTGGGTGAGCTGCGCCTGCTGCCGGACGCGGAGGGCGGCGTCGCGGCGGCCGTTCTCGGCTCGGGCACGGCCAAGGCCCGCGCCCGCAGCCGCTTCGGCCTCGCCCGCGGTCTTGCCGCCCTGCCGGAAGGCGACTGGCATCTCGAGGGAGATCTCTCGCCCGAAGCGGCCGGCGAGGCGGCTCTGGGCTGGCTTCTGTCCGCCTATGCCTTCACGCGCTACCGCAGCGCGGCGAAGTTTCCGAAGGCGCGCCTGAAGCTGCCCGCGGGCTGCGACGGCGCGCGGCTCATGGCCATGGCCGAGGCCGAGGCGCTGACCCGCGATCTCATCAACACCCCCGCCTCCGATCTCGGGCCGCAGGAGCTGGAGGACGCCTTCCTTGCCCTGGCCGACCGGTTCGGCGCCGAGACCGCGGTGATCCGCGGCGACAAGCTCCTCGACCGCAACCTGCCCATGATCCATGCCGTGGGCCGCGCCTCGACCCGCGCGCCGCGCCTGCTGGAGATGCGCTGGGGCGAGCGCGGGCCGCGCGTCACGCTGGTGGGCAAGGGCGTCTGCTTCGACACGGGCGGGCTCGACATCAAGCCCTCGACCGGCATGCTCCTGATGAAGAAGGATATGGGCGGGGCCGCCACCGTCATGGGGCTCGCGCAGATGATCATGGCGCTCGAGCTGCCGGTGCGGCTGCGCGTGCTGGTGCCGGCGGTGGAAAATGCCATATCCGGCAATGCGATGCGCCCGAAGGACATCCTGACCTCGCGCAAGGGGCTGACGGTCGAGGTGAACAACACCGATGCCGAGGGGCGGCTCATCCTCGCCGATGCGCTGGCGCTGGCCGATGAGGAAGAGGCCGATCTCATCGTCTCGATGGCCACGCTGACCGGGGCCGCCCGGGTGGCGGTGGGCCCGGATCTCGCGCCCTTCTACACCGATGACGAGGATCTGGCGGCGGCGCTGCAATCGGCGGCGGGCCCCGCCTGCGATCCGGTCTGGCGCCTGCCCTTCTGGGAACCCTACGAGGCCCTGATCGAGCCCGGCATCGCGGATCTGGACAATGCCCCGTCGGGCGGCTTCGCGGGCTCGATCACGGCCGCGCTCTTCCTGCGCCGCTTCGTCGAGAACCCGCGCTACATGCATTTCGACATCTACGGGCACACGCCCGCCGATGCGCCGGCACGGCCGAAGGGCGGTGTGGGGCAGGGGGCGCGCGCGATCCTCACGGCATTGCCGCGGATGCTGGATCTGTGATGGACCGCCGGACGACCCCCTGCAGCGGCGAGGTGGCTCATGTCTCGCTGAAGGGGCAGGTGGCGGCCCCGCGCTTCACCGATGGCACGCCCGCGCGGATCGGCCTGCCGGTCGTGGATCTCCTCGCCCGTCCGGATGGCCCGCGGGACCGGCAGCTCCTGCTGGGCGAGGATTTCCTCGTGATCGACCGGCGCGAGGGCCATGCCTTCGGCCGCGCCGCCAAGGACGGCTATTGCGGCTGGCTGCCCGAGGCCGCGCTTGCAGCGCCAGAGACGGCCACCCACCGCGTGGCAGTGCCCGCGACTCATCTCTATCCCGAACCGCGGGTGCAGGCGCATGAGATCGCCGCCCTCAGCTTCGGCGCGCGGTTGACTGTCATTGGCGAAGCGCGAAATTTTCTGCAGACGACAATGGGTTGGGTTCCCGCCTGCCATCTGTGGCCGCTGGATCGGCTCCATTCCGACCCCGTGGCCGTGGCGCGGCTCTTTCACGGCACGCCCTATCTCTGGGGGGGCAACAGCCGGGCGGGCATCGATTGCTCGGGTCTCGCGCAGGCAGCGCTTCTGGCCTGCGGGATGGACTGTCCCGGCGACAGTGACCTGCAGCAGACGGTCGGCACTGAGGTTTCCGGCGACCTGCAGGCGGGAGACCTTCTGTTCTGGAAGGGCCATGTCGCCATGGCCATCGATGCGCAGCGCATGATCCATGCCACGGGGTATGTGATGGGGGTGATCGAGGAGGAGACGGAGGCCGCCATCGCCCGGATCGCCGCGGCCGGTGAGGGGCCGGTTCTGGCGCGCCGCCGGCCCTGAGGGCGAGAAACCGCGGCGGGGCCATGGCGCGCGGCTCGAGCGACGAAGGCCGTGAGCCGCCCTGCGGCGTAGAGGCCTCCGCGGCGCACCTGAGGGCAACCTGCCGCTAGTCTCCGGCGACGCTCCCCTCGGGCAGCGTCTCGCGCAGCCAGTCCGGCTCGAACTTCACCTGATCGCAGCCCGCGAACTGCGCCAGACGGTCGAGCTCGGCCCCGAGCCGCCCGAGCCGCCGCGAGCCGAGCCGCACCCCCGCCTCGGGCCAGAGCGCGCGCACGCGCAGGCTGCCGCTCTCGCGGTGGGCGCGCATGTCGATCCGGCCGATCAGCCGGTCGCCCTCGAGGATCGGGAAGACGTAATAGCCGTAGGTGCGCTTGGCCTCGGGCACGAACACCTCGATCCGGTAGCGGAAGCCGAACAGCCGTTCGGCGCGGGCCCGGTCGCGCAGCACCGGATCGAAGGGCGACAGGATTCGCAGCCGCGGCGAGGGATCGGGCGCGGCCTCGGCCAGCGCGGCCACCTCCGGGCGGGCGTAGCTGCGCCGGAGGCTGCCGTCGGCCCCCTCGACGCGGACCTCCACGATCTCGCCGCGCGCGAGCGCATCGTGACACCAGGCCTGCGCCTCGGCGGGGCTGGCGGCGGCCCAGAAGGCGGCCAACTCGCCCGAGGTGGCGAAGCCGAGCCTGTCCAGCGCCTCGGAGCAGGCCCAGTGGATCGTGGCGGCGTCGCCCGGATCCATCGCGAGCCACCCGGACGGGATGACGCGGGAGGTCAGATCGTAGACCTTGCGGAACGAGTCGCGGCGCGTGATGGAAAGCTCGCCCACCCGCCAGAGATATTCCAAGGCGGCCTTCGACGGATGCCAGTCCCACCAGCCGCCGGTGCCGCGCTCTTCCTCCTCGCCCACTTCGGCGGCCGAGACCGGCCCGCTTTCGGCGATCCGCGCGAGGACCGCATCGAACTGCTCCTCGAACCCCTCGCGCTGCCAGCCGCGCCAGCGGGCCAGCAGCCGCGGCCGGTCGCGGCGGAAGCGGTGGTGCCAGAAGGGGAAGAAGCGGGCGGGGATCACCGCCGCATCATGGGTCCAGTGTTCGAACAGGTGGCGCTGCGCGAGCAGACGGTCGAGCGCCTCGGGCCGGTAGGCCTGCCTCCGCGCGAAGAGGATCATGTGATGGGCGCGGGCGACGGTCGAGATGCTGTCGATCTGGACGAAGCCCAGACGGTCGATCAGCGCCAGCAGCGCCTCGCCCTTGGCCGGGCCGGTGGGCGGCTCGGCAAGGGCGTGGAGATGCAGGAACAGCCGGCGGGCGAGCGGGTTGGGGAGGATCACGGCCGCCGGCCCGATCAGAGGCCGGTTTCGGCGGCGATCTGGGCCCGGCTCTTGCGGGCCCGCTCGGTCGCGGACTTGAGCTGGCCGCAGGCCGCCATGATGTCCTCGCCGCGCGGGGTGCGGATCGGCGAGGCGTAGCCGGCCTTGTAGATGATGTCGGCGAAGGCCGCGATCCGCTCGGGCGTCGAGCGGCGGTAGGGCGCGCCCGGCCATTCGTTGAAGGGGATCAGGTTGATCTTGGAGGGGATCCCCGAGATCAGCTTCACCAGCCGCCGGGCATCCGCATCCGTGTCGTTCACCCCGTCGAGCATGACATATTCGAAGGTGATCCGCTCGGAGTTGGACAGGCGCGGATAGTCGCGCAGGCTGTCGAGAAGCGTGCGGATGTTCCAGCGCTTGTTGATCGGCACGAGAATGTCGCGCACCTCGTCGGTCGTGGCGTGGAACGAGATGGCAAGCTGGCAGCCGATCTCCTCGGCGGTGCGGGCGATCTCGGGCACGACGCCCGAAGTGGAAAGCGTGATCCGCCGGCGCGAGAGCGAGAGGCCCTCGCCATCCATCACCACCTTCATCGCGTTTCGCACATTCTCGAAATTGTAGAGCGGCTCGCCCATGCCCATCAGCACGAGGTTCGACACCAGCCGCGTCTCGTCCTTCGGTGCACCCCGCTCGGGCCATTCGCCGAGATCGTCGCGCACGAGCATGAGCTGGCCCACGATCTCGGCCGCCGTCAGGTTGCGCACCAGCTTCTGCGTGCCGGTGTGGCAGAAGGAGCAGGTCAGCGTGCAGCCCACCTGCGAGGAGACGCAGAGCGTGCCACGGCCTTCCTCGGGGATGTAGACCGTCTCGACCTCGTGCCCGCCCGCGATCCGGATGAGATATTTCCGCGTGCCGTCCGCCGAGATCTGCCGGGTGACGACCTCGGGCAGGACGATGGCGAAATGCTCGGCGAGGAGCGCGCGATAGTCCTTGGCGAGGTTCGTCATCTGCGCGAAGTCGCGCACGCCCCAGTGATAGACCCACTGCCAGACCTGACCCGCCCGCATCTTCGCCTGCCGCTCGGGCGTGCCCGCAGCCACGAGGGCGGCCAGAAGCTCCTCGCGCGTGAGGCCCACGATGTTCACGGGGCCGCCCTCGGGCAGCTTGCGCGGCAGGGTCATCACGTCCTGGGTGATCGGAGCGTTGGCGGTCATGGCTAAGCCTCGGGAAGCGGGAAGCGCATCATATAGGGGATTCGGGACGGAAACGGAACCCGGGTCCCGCAAATGACAAGGCCCCGGCAGGGCCGGGGCAGGTCAGGGGCGGCGCGGACCGCCCTTTCGCAGACGCACTTACTTGCAGCGCGTCTCGGCGTCGGACATTGCGGCGGTGAAGCCCGAAAGCGAGAACGTGTCCTTGGTCTGGGTTCCGCGGGCCGAGCGGGCGGTCAGGACGGCGGTGCTGCCGCGTTTCATCGACGCGAGCAGCGAGGCATCGTCCTGCGCATTCGCGGGCCAGGCCCATTCCCCGTCGGTGAAAAGCTCGAACTTGGTGCCGCCGATGTCGACGTTGACGGTCGAGCCCGGGGCGAACGGATAGCCGCCGGTGAAGGAGATTTCGCCCTTGGCGCCCGAGCCCGGACGGTAGGTCACGAACAGCAGGATGTCGCCGCGGCGCACGTCGACGGCCTTGCCATCCCGCGTGGCCTGGGTCTGCTTCGGGCTCGAGACGCCCCAGCATTCCTTGGGAGAGCTTTCGGCGAACACGCTCCAGTCCGTCTTGGTCGCGACCCGGTTCGTGGATTCCTGAGCGGCCGCACCCGTCGCGAGACAGGCGAGGACAATCGCCGCCGCCGGAAGCAGGCGCCC contains:
- a CDS encoding alpha-amylase family glycosyl hydrolase, producing the protein MSDWWRGSVTYQIYPRSFQDSDGDGVGDLRGIIERLDHVAWLGADAIWLSPIFPSPMEDMGYDVSDYTAIHPLFGSMEDFDALLARAHELGLKVIIDQVLSHSSSAHPFFRESRRSRDNPKADWYVWADAQPDGSPPNNWLSVFGGSAWEWDAQRRQYYLHNFLISQPDFNFHNPEVQDWLLDQMRFWLDRGVDGFRLDTVNFYFHDAELRSNRPNPQNGPIPPVNAYDMQDHAFSKSRIENIAFLLRMRKLLDDYPDRAMVGEVADGLRGLAIMAEYTSGTDRLHMAYTFEMLSRTFTAGHFRSRIEEFFATAPQGWPCWAFSNHDVVRHATRWAGHGAEDDVARLAAAMLLSFEGSVSLYQGEELGQTETELLYEELTDPPGLRFWPEEKGRDGCRTPMVWDDGPAGGFTTGTPWLPVKPPQLARNVASQKGIPGSLLETYRALLQFRRSQPALIRGRSRFFDLPEPMLGFTRTLDGQSLACFFNLGIEPVSATLPGHGGLIGPAQAAVLEGDRLTLGANGYAFLPAPEDASVS
- a CDS encoding MFS transporter codes for the protein MTKSPIFTPVLISGCIVLMLGFAIRASFGVFQIPIAEEFDWPRSDFSMAIAIQNLAWGIGQPIFGMLAEKFGDRRAIVAGALTYAAGLVLSSFAVTPLQHQFLEVLVGFGIAGTGFGVILAVVGRATAPEHRSLALGIATAAGSAGQVFGAPAAEILLGFYSWQTVFVIFAGVILAALFALPFMRAPVTATKAELEESLGTVLRRAFRDPSYTLIFVGFFSCGYQLAFITAHFPAFVTEMCGAIDPRGPLAALGITTTSALGALAISLIGLANIVGTITAGWLGKRYSKKYLLAAIYTGRTLAAALFILVPMTPTTVLLFSLSMGALWLATVPLTSGLVAHLYGLRYMGTLYGFVFLSHQLGSFMGVWLGGRMYDMTGDYTMVWWIGVGVGAFSAIVHLPIRETRSPALQPA
- a CDS encoding MFS transporter; this translates as MRAGIACLVLAYVLSQFYRAFLAVLAPTLKAELGVSAEDLAAASGIWFLAFALMQFPVGWALDRIGPRLTSMVLLGAGGAGGALVFAQAEGPGALMAAMALIGIGCSPVLMASYYIFARSFSPALFGTLAAAVVGIGSLGNIAGSVPLAWAVETFGWRETLMALAGVTLAAAAAIGILVRDPARVEGPARGSMLDLMRMPALWPVLAMMVVCYAPAAGLRGLWIGPYYADAFGAAPAEIGRATLVMGLAMVAGSFAYGPLDRLLGTRKGLILGGNLLTALCLLALWAWPATGGWPALLLFAGIGFFGASFPMVIAHGRAFVPPHLTGRGVTLLNFFGIASPGLMQFATGAVHGSVAPVPPAAPYAALFLFFALFILAGCAIYAVSRDRTD
- a CDS encoding glycosyltransferase family 4 protein, giving the protein MPVQPDRIEVIAPNLKRRLSGVTATIARLVPVQARLIGIAATGPGLPADLPHLPLWRLPFLPRDRWRVWHARRNTEMLLGIALRHLLRRRLKLLFTSASQRRHTGYTRWLIGRMDALVATSRRTASYLERPAEVILHGIDTDTFRPGDRAEVRARLGLPEAVLVGCYGRIRAQKGTDVFVHAMMRLLPERPGVAAVVMGRAVGEHQAFLDGLRREVEAAGLGQRILFRPEVTVDRMPDWYRALDLYVAPQRWEGFGLTPLEAMACGVPVVATRVGAFEELVSADTGRLVPPGDLAAMVAEVAALLDDAALCGRMAEAARARTLKGFRIEDEAAALVALYRRLLA
- a CDS encoding glycosyltransferase family 29 protein, whose amino-acid sequence is MTRLGFLFARTFRREAPLAALSLPEEALLARFATERIALVGNARSLSQAAFGPEIDEADLVIRLNRAPMPAAASHGTRTDALALATSLQAEALDRLAPRLTLWMSPKRKRLPWHVASRRGFYLHSRADYEDLKRRLGAPPSTGLMMIDLLARSRAASVTLYGFDFFASLSLTGSRTAAQVPHDFGAEARFVQALLESDPRFTLRGSPG
- a CDS encoding aspartate-semialdehyde dehydrogenase — translated: MGYRVVVAGATGNVGREMLNILAEREFPVEEIAALASRKSLGTEVSFGDKTLTTKDLDTFDFTGWDIALFAVGSDATKIYAPKAAAAGCVVIDNSSLYRYDPQVPLIVPEVNADAIEGYKAKNIIANPNCSTAQMVVALKPLHDRARIKRVVVSTYQSVSGAGKAGIDELWNQTKGIYVPGQEVEPSKFTKQIAFNVIPHIDSFMEDGSTKEEWKMVAETKKILDPKVKVTATCVRVPVFVGHSEAINIEFEDFLDEEEARDILREAPGVLVVDKREAGGYITPVECVGDYATYISRIRQDSTLDNGLNLWCVSDNLRKGAALNAVQIAEVLGNRCLKKG